In Brienomyrus brachyistius isolate T26 chromosome 14, BBRACH_0.4, whole genome shotgun sequence, the following proteins share a genomic window:
- the LOC125707527 gene encoding interphotoreceptor matrix proteoglycan 1-like — translation MKMTAETTATAIEEPRLSPAPVEVGKSQEENDVAKEDMEQSVETTSAPVTRSRESARTESVPITGGYDLSTGVGDRGRDVVNHPVLSSMDEVLGLYENVSSTVLVTMTQPLDEPITEAQPGEGTDRAEHGEDLTSKNPEIPASRATTDSVVSAVLTTAHGQEDKDDTRQEDKERHPQSSIPIPIHYDRGDPAGIDHPCEHAAPSSRAVTSGVLTAESQSREMAVVFSLRVAHLMLANDLLNKSSPDYRLLENVFLQVMQISDSHDGPNSGSSDKSEPGRQRIAASIPLLPYLRSSVTGFKELEILSFRNGSVIFSREMKTSGLHNVTEAVHCVVANFCGGAPKRLDVEVEHKPPRVESAEVMDPCRFLACGEFSQCAVNALTREAECVCEPGYGAPDGPPCRSLCSLQPDYCLNGGQCHIVPGGGAACRHKNGPFAFAVKLNPLFESDDGTLTRVSSLTHTPSTDPGFAGLSEQDTLSSVDGTQLTIEISRPLHGTRPDKLDSEMVDFRQCFPSEDTTDV, via the exons atgaAGATGACTGCAGAGACCACAGCAACTGCGATTGAAGAACCTCGTCTTTCTCCTGCCCCCGTAGAGGTGGGAAAGAGTCAGGAGGAGAATGATGTAGCTAAAGAAGACATGGAACAGAGCGTGGAAACCACGAGCGCACCTGTGACACGCAGCAGAGAGTCGGCAAGGACAgagagtgtccccatcactggagGATATGACCTTTCCACAGGCGTTGGTGATAGGGGTCGTGATGTTGTCAACCACCCCGTGCTTTCATCCATGGACGAAGTGTTGGGCCTTTATGAAAATGTATCCAGCACTGTGCTGGTCACCATGACACAGCCACTGGACGAGCCAATCACAGAAGCTCAGCCTGGCGAAGGCACAGACAGGGCCGAGCATGGGGAAGATCTGACATCAAAAAACCCTGAAATCCCAGCTTCTCGTGCTACAACAG ATAGCGTGGTCTCCGCCGTCCTCACCACTGCCCATGGACAGGAAGATAAGGACGACACCAGGCAGGAGGACAAGGAGCGACATCCTCAAAGCAGCATCCCTATCCCGATACATTATGACAGGGGAGATCCGGCCGGGATAGACCATCCCTGTGAACATGCAGCTCCGTCTTCAAGGGCCGTGACCAGCGGTGTTTTGACCGCGGAGAGCCAGAGCAGGGAGATGGCGGTGGTGTTTAGTTTGCGGGTCGCTCATTTGATGCTTGCTAACGACCTGCTGAACAAAAGCTCCCCTGATTACAGATTGCTGGAAAACGTCTTTCTTCAAGTG ATGCAGATTTCAGATTCTCACGACGGGCCAAACTCTGGCTCCTCCGATAAATCTGAGCCTGGGAGACAGAGGATTGCCGCATCCATCCCG TTGCTTCCATATCTGCGGTCCAGTGTGACTGGATTTAAGGAGCTTGAGATTCTCAGCTTCAGGAACGGAAGTGTGATCTTCAGTAGGGAAATGAAGACGTCTGGGCTGCATAATGTCACAGAAGCTGTCCACTGTGTCGTCGCAAACTTCTGCGGTGGTGCGCCCAAACGCCTCGACGTTGAGGTCGAGCACAAGCCCCCGCGTGTCGAGTCTG CGGAGGTGATGGACCCTTGCAGGTTCCTGGCTTGCGGCGAGTTCTCACAGTGTGCGGTTAACGCACTGACCCGCGAGGCCGAGTGCGTCTGCGAGCCTGGCTATGGTGCTCCGGACGGGCCTCCCTGTCGGAGCCTCTGCAGCCTCCAGCCGGACTACTGCCTCAACGGGGGGCAGTGCCACATCGTCCCAGGGGGAGGCGCTGCCTGCAG ACACAAAAATGGGCCTTTTGCATTCGCTGTGAAGTTAAACCCGCTTTTTGAAAGTGATGATGGTACCTTGACACGCGTGTCCAGCTTGACTCACACCCCAAGCACCGATCCTGGCTTCGCCGGACTCTCTGAGCAGGACACGTTGAGTTCAGTCGATGGCACGCAGCTCACTATCGAG ATCTCACGGCCACTACATGGCACAAGACCAGACAAGTTAGATTCAGAAATGGTCGATTTCCGCCAGTGTTTCCCTTCTGAG GACACAACAGATGTTTGA